AGTATGCCCATTGGATTTATCCAAACAACTGAAACCTGAAATCACTGTAATAACAAAGAAAAACGCCACAGAAGGAAATAGGGCAGGGATCTCCCTCTTCTGCCATTATTCATAAAAGACCTTAGATTTTTGGTTATCTGTGTGTGGCTGATTCACCCAAATGAGAACTAgcaatagtttttttggttttatctaaaaatattatCTCACAGACACAGAGTGTAGAATATTGGTAACCAGAGACCAAGGAAGGGAAAGCAAGAATGGGAATAGACTGATCAATGGAGAAAAAGTTACAATTAATAGGATAAATATATTTTGGTGTCTATATCACAGTAGAGTGActatacttaaaaataatgtaatgTGTATTTGAAAATAGCTAGAAGGTAGTATTTTGAATATACTCAGCCAGCACAACAAATGATAAGCATATCAGTACTACATATGCAAATCACCCTTATTTTATCACTAAAAGTGTATAAGTGTATTGTAACATAATGTGGTTCCCatagatatgtacatatataataataaaatgtcaataTACAATAAACCTAAACCTAATAAATTCTCAACAATTTAAGAAATAAGTATTCTAAACATTTATGTTAAATTTTgtgaattttgaaaatttatggTTTTTTCCTGTGAGCTAGTCTGATTTTCGTAAGTTAATTCTCTGCTACAGTACCCAAATGGTGTTacttttgatttttgagaaatttggttaagatttttttctgatttttttgctaTTTACCAATGTAATATGATTATATTTCTAATGCAACCAGCTCCTTCTTTTCCTTATGAATTCTCTGGTACTACCTGAATTCATTTTCACACTCTCTGTgtctacatctctctctctctctctctctttctctctctctctcccctactcCCTTTTCTTACTAATcagacttctttctttttgtacctTTTCATAGTGGAGGAGATAGACCCTTGTGCCTTCCTTATCCCACTTCCCCAACCCAGTTGTTGTATTTCTTTGAACCAATGGTAGAAAATGGTCAGAGTAAAAGCTAGTCTCAAGGTTAAATGAGTATGGGAAATACACACCATGGAATTTCTGGGTCTTACATCTCTTTGGAAAAACAAATTTGATTCACACAGCTTGCCCAGATACTTTTCTGGTTTTTTCAGTGAAACTGTGTGTTAGAAAAATGTGGCATTAACATGTTCCCAGGAGACCACCATATGCAGCATATTTTCAACTgctttgtgtatttgtgtgtgtgtgtgtgtgtgtgtgtgtttgagagtaAGAATAGTTTTATGAGAAAGTGCACCTGTGCTCAAAATATTCCAGAATGTTACACATAGTGAAGCCAGAACATATGGAAAAGTTAAGAATAAATATGGGATGAATTTCAGTCTATCTGGACAGACAGAAACTCCATGTCTTGAAATTATAGCATCAATTAGACTCTTTATTCTCTGGCACTGTGCCCCTTCCTTGTCTTCCCGGGTTGTATCTTTAAGAGTCACTAATCTGCTGATGTTGCCTAGTGCACAATTAAGAGtcattttccatgtgttttctcttttatatatCCCATTTCCTTCAAAGTTCCTAAATTGGCTAAAAGTGAAGTAACAACTTCTTTATCTGATtatatttggttttatttccttttattatttctccctaattatttttaagaatatttgcACCTTATACAGGTCAAtcattgttttccacagtgccGGCAACATGGTCATATCTAGGTTACATTCCTCAAATACAATcaaaaagtgtttaaaatttttggatacttttttttcttggaaaaaaagtTTAGTCTGGAATTCCAAATCAGAGATGGTAAAGGGAATTTCTAGAGGGAAGCAGATTCATATGCAAAACAACACATTCACACTTTGAGTGTAAAATGTTCATGGCAGTATATTAGTGTATAATGGTGTCAggccattttttatctttttaattttcttaggcACATTAACCACATGGGTCCAGAGAACAAGACACAAATAGCATTTCTGCTTCTGGGAATTTCAGAGGATCCCCAATTGCAGCCAATTCTCTTTGGATTGTTCCTGGCCATGTACCTGATCACTGTACTTGGGAATCTGCTTATCATCCTGGCCACAATCTCAGATTTCCACTTGCACATGccaatgtacttcttcctctccaatctGTCTTTTGCAGACATCTGTTTAACAACCACCATAGTCCCAAAAATGCTGGTGAATATCCAGACACAGAACAAGACCATCACCTACGAAGGCTGCATCacagaaatgattttctttatacTCTTTATAACATTAGACATCTTTCTGCTGACTATGATGGCCTATGATcgctttgtggccatctgtcatccCCTGCATTACAAGGTCATCATGAATCCTGGGCTCTGTGTGTTGCTGGTTCAGGTGTCCTGGATGGCTAGTATCCAGAACTCCCTGTTACAAGGCTTAATGGTGCTGCGACTGTCCTTCTGTGCTCACTTGGAAATCCCacactttttctgtgaacttaATCAGGTAGTCCACCATGCCTGTTCAGACACCTATGTTAATGATGTGGTGATGTATGTTGCAACTTTGCTACTGGGTAGTGGTCCCTTTGCTGGCatcctttattcttattttaagatattttcctCCATTAATGCAATTTCCTCAGCTCAAGGGAAGTATAAGGCATTTTCAACTTGTGCGTCTCATCTTTCAGTTGTCTCCTTATTTTACTGTCCAAGCTTAGGTGTTTACCTTAGTTCTGCCACAAGCAAAAACTCATACTCAGGTGCAAGAGCATCAGTGATGTACACTGTGGTGACTCCCATGTTGAACCCcctcatctacagcctgaggaataaGGAAGTAAAGAGAGCTCTGAAAAGACTTTTTGGACAGAAATTATAAAAGTATCAATTGTGCTGAGACTGAATAAGTGGCTATGATTGCAGGACTCAAAGCCTCAGGGCCAGACTTGGATAGGTTGATCAGATTGTGGAAGTAGAGcttgctgattttattttttttctggagttTCTGGTTCTAGCTTCtttacaaatacaaacacacaatCCCCTTCATTATGTATCAACTCTCTATGACATCAAATCATCTCCAATTTATCACTTCCCAGTTTTCTCATCACTTTTCCGTTTGAGTCAGTAATACTTGGAAATTCCCATTTATCAAATAGGACTTATTCTTAGGAATTATTTAATTTCCAATAACAAATATCACACTGAATATTTTTTCTCCTAATAAAGTTGTCCTAAGCCACATTTCTGTGGAGAAAACTTCATTTGGGAACATTGGCAATTCATAGGATTTTATATTGcaaaaatctctctgtatagctatccttaactcaagaagcaaaaccgctttgtctttcttattaatgctatgtcttctcttcaacaaaattacagataagggaagaacagctTCTGCTTGGAACTGagggaggttgagggggagagggtgggggcggggggacggggggagaaatcacccgataatgtatgcacatatgaataaatgaataaaaaaattgatactactttttcacttttgtttccaTCATTCCTCAGTGTGTCATTGCCTTAACATCCCTTCTTAACAATGTAACTTTTATGATATTAGGGTATTTCTTAACTtacaattaaattttatcatttttacaatttGTGTCTGTTCCAGCTTTATGTTGTACCTATCATACTTACGGCAGAATAGAATCCCAGAGGTGTCTGTTCTTCAATCCTTTTCAGGTGGATATTTAACTACTCTGGTCATCATTATGGAAATGATGACCAtatacaaatgatgaatggaatGTGTGTTATGGAGTGAAGCACTGAGAAGGGATGGAGGTGAATGGGGTTGTAAGAGGGTAAAAATCAGTATTCTTAGTATGatggaaattttgtattttatttcagatTAAAGAATATTACTTATATATATGAATGAGGTTCATTGAGGTATTTCCCTGCATTATAATTGAATGTACTGGTCAAATCCAGTGTCCCTTAATCCAAACTCTCCATTCCCTTCCTTTATCTGGTAATCAGAGTTCTACATTCAGATCACCTTTTTCATTATATAAGATAGACAGCatgtggtatttttctttctgcataaTACTTATTTCCCCTAGTACAATATCCTTGAATCCAACCATGCTGTCACAAGAGTCAGGATTGCATTTTTTATGGTTGATAATATCcagacatacatacatacatgtgcaaatatatgcatatacatgtgcatgtaaataaatatacacatattcatatatatatatatatatatacatacacataaagtTTATCCATTTGTCTCATGATAGGCATGCAAGGTGATTCCATACATTATCTATAATGAATTTTACAATAATTAGCATAGGAGGGCAGGTGTCTCTTGGTCTagtgatttcatttctttattaccAGTGTTCATATCCTAGGTGTGAAGTTGTGTCATAGTTTTGCTCATTGTATGGTTTTGGAAGCTGAGCAAGGGGTCCATGGATTTCTCAGTGTCAATTCTTAGTCTATAATTATTCACATAAAATGTTTAAGACCTGTGATAAGAGAAGATGTTCTTATGCAGCTCATGTTTTCAGCCATTTCTATTTGCTCTACATCTTAGAATTCCTTTTCACTTTCCTCCACATGATCACTACTGTCATAAATTatctttgttattcagttttcccaTTGTTGttacaaaaatgtgaaagaaacaaGTTACAGGAGGATAGATTCATTAGGAACATGGTTTTAGAGATTTCAATACATGGTCAGCTGACTTTATTTATTCTGGGTTGTAATGAGTTACAACATTAGAGTGTGGTAGAGCACCACCGCTCATCTTCTggtaaccaggaagcagagaggaaagacAAAGGAGTAGGACACAAGTTGCATCTTTCCAGGGCAGGACACAGTAACCTATTTCCTTCAGCTAGATACTATCTCTTCTTTTCACCAACTTTCATTTATGCCATGAGATTAGGAATCCATTAAAGGATTAAAGTCAATTTATTAGGTCAGAAGCCCTGTGATTCATTCATTTCCCAAAGGCCCATTGGGGCAACCAAAAGCACATACAAGAGTCTCGCTGAATATTTAATACTCAAACTATAATTATATCCCTAAAATACTTTATTCAcataaaagtaagtaaataaaagaaggaaacatgGTTACAAAGTGTGGTGTCTTTACATCATTTTAGATATGCCGTGAACACGTAGGTATGTATGCAGCAGTCTGTAATGAAGTTTGTTTTCCGATCAATGTAAAAACTTTGGATAATGAAATAAACAGATTTGGTACaataacaaattttatttcaatgataAGATGCTGTCTACTGCTGTGGAGAAGCTGAGGGAGATGACAGTAGGGATGGGAACTTAAAATAGAAATGTtgcttttatgtatgtatgtgaattATTATGACATGAAATCTTCCCAGTTTATTTTGCCCTATTTGATTAATTATTGAGGGCATGTTCATAAAGTAAAGAAATTTTTAGATGGAGAAAACCTTTCCTAGGTTTGCACGTTAGAATTTAAAAGTGTAATGAACTTgaaaaacagaaaggtaaaatgaGATCATGTTATTTTatgtctctcttccttccttctcctcttttttgtctccctccttttccctcccatttgttgtatttattaatttcttagcTGAAAAAAACCTAATAATCACTTTAGATTATTTAGCAGAGTAAACAAGTGTGGTCCTTCAGAACATTTGTAGATAATGAGATATTAAAACCTGCTAAATACATATGTTGTGACACACAGATACCCAAGTGATACTCTAAAATAACTGTGTGACATCTCTTGAGAAATAAACACGTACTCGTGATTCTAAATAAAGATGTTTTAACTAAAAATGTGGATTTGTACCAATGAACATCTTTTATCTACTCCATTCTCCATGAAAAAGTAAATCCCAGACTTAATGTGATCTTCCTGAAGTCATGAAGCTTGTGTGTTCTGATAATCTCATCAACAACACTGTGATGTATTTTGTGACATTTGTCCTAGATGTTTTTGCTCTTCCTAGAATTGTCTTTTCTTACTCTCAGATTTCCTTCGCCATCCTAATAATTTCATCAGCCTGgggcaagcacaaagtcctttCCACCTGTAGGTCTCTTCTCTTGTGGGTTTCCTTTCTTTATGGCTGTggctgttagtcagcttttcatggCTGTAATAAATTACTTGACACAACCAACTTATGAATgtaggtttattttttattatagttttagAGGTTCCAATCCCTGATGAGTTGGTTTTATGGTCTTGGCCTGGGGTGAGACGGCATACCAGGAAGGGTTTGGAGCATGTGTTGGGTAAAGCAAATCAGTTCATAGCcaggaagtgaaaaataaataggGAGACACTGCTGTCCCAAGATCACTTTCAAGGGAAGTCCCCCAGTGACTTAAAAGGCAATATATTAGGCCCAACTTACTAAAGGTTCTACACCATCCTAACAGTGATAAGCTGGGGACAAATTCTTTAACACATGGGTATGTAGGTGATAATTAAGATACAAACTGTAGTGATTAAAATGCAAACTGGAACCTCCCTCAGTTCTATAGGCACTTGAGGAAACTCTGGTGATCTATGGTCCTCAAAGACACTATGAGGGTCCCAGTAATGTGCACCATGTTACATATGCTGAATCTTTCCTCCTACACATTGAGGTATGGGGACATGAAAGGGTCCTGGGAAGATTCCTCAGCAGGATAGCTTCTTAATGATGGGGCAATGGCAGGACTCATGACCAAAAATGTGTGTGGCAGTGAGGATCAGAGAACCTGGACTACTTCAACCAATGCTTTGCTACTTCTGCACTTAAATATTTAAAGCCACTTTTCTTGGGTCTCCTTGTGGTGTTTTCCACAACATTCTATATTCAATCCCCATTTTCACTTTTTAACcagtcatttttactttttatgaacACAATCTGGCATTTCTTCAGTCATCTACAAATTTGTTTCAAATTTGctaattaaataaaatcttacaTTCTTAACTCACACGCTATGTGGACCTCATTTCAAAATGTGACCCTGTAAACACTAAGAGGGTATTCTTAGGTTATCTAAATTACATCAATTCAAAGCTTTCctatatttttgtaaattcactttccttttggtatacccacatttctgtttctctcctcTTGAACAATGATAATTCCAAGTTTCTCATCTGTGTTTGCAGTTGCAATATATAGTGCATATAAGGAGTTTAATTGCAGTGAATAAATGTTAAATAGAGCCAAAATTAAATAGCAGATGGTTGTACATtgagtatgaaaaagaaaaatacatttggaGTGATTTAGGAAGGGTTTTTAAGggagaaaaaatattcaaagtcaTTAATATTGAATTTGGAAACAACACATAGAAAAAGAATCCAAAGCTTCTCCTATGTTTCCCTGTGTATTGTAACTTTACTCACAGTAGTCAATATTTGGATTTACCCAGGACTCCCTTTGTTGTATGAATGGAGAAAGGAAATATGGTATATGTACAAAATGGAATGTTACActgccataaaggagaatgaaatcttgtcattcacaaagaaatgtttttctgTCTGCTATTTTCCTCTTAACACAATGACATCCAATAACATCTATGTTGTTGCCAAGGACAGGAAGTCAACAATTTTACTGCTCAATCATAATGTGTCAAGTACACACTGCacaatattattcatttattgatggaTGCATAGGTGCATTCTATATtgtgactattgtgaataatgttgcagtgTATATGAAAGTGTAGCCATTGTGTTTATCACCTTGTTCCTCATATAGGAAGTTTACTGTTACACAACAAATCTTTCTTGAGAGAGGAAGTTAGTCTTGCATTGCCTTTCTCTTGGGAGGCAGCAGTGGTGATATGGAAATGGCCAGTCCTCTCAGGGTCAAGGTACTCACCACAGTAGGTGAGAGTTGATCATTCTGTGCTGTGCTAACTTCATGGGCATTGTCTGTGACCCCTTATGGCACTCTTTAATTTGAGAGAGTAAGATTTTTTAGActctttaaaatagttttactcCACAGTTGGGTATATTTataaagctaaaatgtcatgATGCATAGAATTATTCCTCCCAGTcttctcattctcctttttgCAAATTCATAGTATATCATTGATAAACTCTTGCTTTCAACAAAAGTATGAAAtgcttttctgtctctttctgacCCTGCTATAAGCTATTTAATATTTCACTATTGGTTATCAAAATAATTATTCTGTAGGATTAGTGTACAATTCTATCCACTGATTTGTGTACTGATAGTACCACATATGATAGTGTTCCTCCTGTGTAGTTTTGGATTTTGACAAATAGAGGGTTAATTTTAAGTGTCTAATTGAGTGTTTGATAAATGCTAAGGAATTAGTAAATAATTATTTTGGCTTTGGACTTTAACACATGGAGGGTGAATTTGAGTGTTAACTTGAGTGGCCTGATGAATGCCTAAAGAATTGGTAAATAACTATTTCTCGTTTTCTCTCGAGAGTTTTCCCAAAGACCATTGGCATGTCAGTGGGTGAACTGGTTGAAGAAAAACCACCCTGAGTGTGGCAAGACTGTCcaatcctttctctccctctttctgtttatttctctctcattctttatGCCAGAGAAGAGCATGTTGTATTTTCCTGCTGGCATTGTACATAAGATTCTTCTGTTCTCAGCCTTGTAACTATGGGACTGGAACCAGTATCCCTTTTGGTGCTTTTGGCCATTAGTTTCATGCAGATAGTGAAGGATATATAGTTGGTCATATCTGCATTCAAGATGTCTTGTATATGGGAATTGGAAACTGGCTGGGAATATGGTTGTGAGTAGAATTGTAGGATGTTGTATCATGAGTACCAAAACTAGTCACAGTAAATTTGGGAGGTGTAATGTTTATTGTGTTCCAGAACCTGAATTctcatagattttttaaattaaaatttataatatcaTATTTTCCAGGTAATTTAACTTCTAGGAATCTAGGGTCCagaaatgaatagaaaatttCTTATCAATTTTTCCCCTTTGTAAGTATATCTGCGGTCAGAAAATTTTTCCCCTTTGTAAGTATATCTGGGGTCACAATTCTAAGGAATCATTCCAAAATTATTTATGACTATTGTAAAAGTAGAAAAGGCTATATATTAAATATCTGATCAATGGAATCAATTCCCAAAGATggaataacaattataaatacataaaaacataaaattgaacaatttattttagtaaaaaatagttaactgaaaaacataaaaaggagaataatggatggGATGAATGGAATGAACGAATTCATGGTATGgtacataaatatataaggaaatgtcaaaatgaaagtCTCTGTATAACCATCACAAGaagcaaaatgtctttttttaaaaaaaattaagggcaggaaggtaaaacagttcttgtccagtggttggtaccagtgtgataGAGGAAGGCATAAAGAAAGGTTGAAGGAGGGCAACTACGGTTGAGGTactatgtattcatatatgaaaatggaacaaagaaagtgTTTTATAAAAGGGATAGGTAGATAAAGAAGATGGATAGAAGGGTGATTTAACTAAGAtgtactgtaagcacttttgtaaatgtcacaatatgcaTGCAGCACAAATATACTATggtaatacattaaaatatttttaaaagtataagatTGGATAAAATAATAGCAGGGAATTTTATTATTACACATTCAGTATAATAAtgtgatagaaaataaaaataaaagtttggaCATAAATAACACTTTAGACCAAATTGATCTAgagaaataaatggaagaattcattcaataataacagaaaacacaaTCACATTCTTTCAGATTCACATTCAGAAGATAACA
The sequence above is drawn from the Castor canadensis chromosome 14, mCasCan1.hap1v2, whole genome shotgun sequence genome and encodes:
- the LOC109676077 gene encoding olfactory receptor 7A10-like, giving the protein MGPENKTQIAFLLLGISEDPQLQPILFGLFLAMYLITVLGNLLIILATISDFHLHMPMYFFLSNLSFADICLTTTIVPKMLVNIQTQNKTITYEGCITEMIFFILFITLDIFLLTMMAYDRFVAICHPLHYKVIMNPGLCVLLVQVSWMASIQNSLLQGLMVLRLSFCAHLEIPHFFCELNQVVHHACSDTYVNDVVMYVATLLLGSGPFAGILYSYFKIFSSINAISSAQGKYKAFSTCASHLSVVSLFYCPSLGVYLSSATSKNSYSGARASVMYTVVTPMLNPLIYSLRNKEVKRALKRLFGQKL